The Brassica oleracea var. oleracea cultivar TO1000 chromosome C7, BOL, whole genome shotgun sequence sequence TACAGAACAAAAGCATTCTTTGTTAAATTTGATAAGGAACAAGCATTCTTTTTCATTCCTGTAATTTTATTCCTATACGTTTTTTTCATATTCGCTCCTCGTGTTTCTGAAAAAGTCACCAGTCGGAGCTTTATATATTAAAACAGAAGTAACAATTTTGATTCATGTATGATTTTTTTAAAAATGGACTTAATGGACTTATTCCTAAAAAGTCATGTTACATTTAATTTCTAATCTTATCATTTAAATTTTGGACCTACCAAAAGTTTTTATTGGGCTATCAATAATTAGATTTAAAAAATAGATGATCCATTGGATTTATAGATAGTATAAATTAAATAGATATAATTTAATGTTGTAATACTATACATCCATATGCTAAATATATAAATATTTGTCGATGTTAACTTTTAAAATTATAAAGATTTTTTTAAATAACAAAAATCATATTATCTAACGATGATTAATCTCTACTACCTTAAACCAATGAAAACAAATTTTAAACTATATAGTTTATTTTAAAAATTAAACAAAAATTAAATGTTTAATTATTTACTCGATAATTTAAATTTATGAAGCAAAAAGTTTAATTTTTAAAAGACTTTCTAAATTTGTGAAATGTTACAATATCTTTGAATATGACAATAAAATAATATTTTACTAATCTTTATATATATAGTTACGATTTTAGTAATGAAATAATAATCCAGAAATATATATATTGAATAATATACAAATACATGTGAACGTTTGAAACAATCTATTCAATGAAAAAAATATACAGTAAACTAATTATGTTTTAAAAATTGATAGACACATATATATTAATATATACCAATTTAGAATTGAAAACAAAATATTTAAATAAAAATAAATGAAAACAAATACTATACCTCCATATTTTAAATAACAGAAACGGCAACTCAAACCACTTCACCAAACAAAAACATAGGCTCATTCTTCTTAATCATTTAAGTTTTGGATATTAAACGTATAAGAAGGCTGTTTGATGGAAGCTTTACCTCTATGATTTACAACCTCCATAACATTCTTATGCTTCTCTAGCTATATAACTTATTTGAATATTTATATTCAAACAGTCAAGCAAACTAGGAGGCCGAGACACAAATCGTCATCTGACTTGTTTCACAAGTGAAAAACAACACATCGTACTTTTCATACTTTGAAGGCCACCGAGATCTGCTTTACCAGTTTTTTAAAGCGACACGCACGGTTCCCCACTCATTACAAAGCCACCCATTAAAGCTTTCGCTTTTTACACAACAACAAATAAAAGCTTTCCATTGTCTTCTTCTATATGGTATACTCCAAGGACCACGCCATGGAGAGAGCACACTGTCCACACCACTTTCACCAAATGGTTTTAAGTTTTAAGCAACCCATCATCGGCTCCCAAGAAACCTTAGCAAAACAAACAAGACGCTGAAGATAACGAATGGGATTAGACGAAGCGATGACACGCAGCAAGATGAAGACATGGGAGTGTTCCAAATCAAATGATAACCGCCGGTTGAGTAAACAAGGGGCTGTGAAAATCCGGTTTTAGCTATTAAACCAGGATTTGTACAAATTAATTCCGGTTTTACTGGGCCCAACTAAATGTCGTAGCCTAGTAGTAATTTTTTCCTTTTTTTGTCGTAGCCGAGTAGTAAATAAACAAACACAAATTGAAATTGTGATCACTCGATCTTAATTGGGAATGGGGATAATCTAAAAATCATTTGAAAATAACGAACTAAACATTATATATATGCTCACCAGTAATCAACAGCATCGTAAAAAAGAAAAGAGTGATAGCATCAGTTGGTTTCGGAGTCCGGACCTTTTAACATCTCTTTCAAGATCATAAATGTCTTTTCGAAAAAACTCTATACACCAGAGAAAAGCTCATCTCCCAAAAACTCTTAGAACAGATGAGGTAAGAGCAGAACTTAGCAACCTCATGCCGGATGATCCTCCAGGGAAGTAGGATATACAGTAGTAAACCAACGCAAGAACCTGTCCATTACCACAAAGCAAACATATACCCCTCCAATTATGAGATCCAGTATAAGATTTTGCAAGCATAAGTATACAAGTATCTTTTTGTACAATCCAAATCGATGGGGTGAAGAAGAAGAAGCAGGGTAAGCAAACACCACACTTGTTCGAGAGAGTCTAATGTTAGTTGCTAAGATGGGAAGACTTCCATCTAAAGACCGATTTGGAAATGAAATGTAGTACCTGCAAGACGGAGAAGACCACGGAGAGAATGTAGCTGTGGAGAACCATGGAGACGTATATGGTACCAACCATGGTGGCAATGAAACCTATTGTTAAAGGAAGCCTCTGGAGAAAGCCAAGACACACGGAAATTATAAAGAGATTTAAGGAATTCACTCTTAGCTTTAAGGCATGAGACATACACTACATAACTAACGCAGCATACCTCCATGGATGACATGTGTGCGAGCTGATTCTGTGGGCCACGAAGTGCGAAGAACGATCCGATGATAAATCCACATCCGAGGGTGAAACAAATAGCAAATTTCTGAGGCATAAGCACCATGACTGGTAGAAACATAGTGAAGGCAATGAAGATGAAGAACACACCACTGGCGAGAAGCAAACCGAAATACATCAAGGCTTTCCCTGATGGCATACTGCTGGTTGCCGACGACAGGTTCCCCGGAATATCTCTAACTCCCTTCGAAACCCTGTTTGAATACATGTAAAAAAGTTGCAAAAAAAAAAAATCAACAAAAGAAGAACAATCTCATCGATAAGATAGTCATTGATTCAGTAACACTAGAATCCTCAATCTTCTCAAGATTCAGTAACGGAATAAACAAACTGAGGCGAGCAAATCGCATTATACAACACTCGAATTTGGGAAAGAGATGATGGATGACGGCTTGCTTACACACTGAAGGTGCCGGAAACGGTGTCGTTGGCAGATCTAACGGCGGATTCGATGTCAAACCCGAAGCTTCCGCCGCCACCTTCCTCCACATCTCTCGCCGCCGC is a genomic window containing:
- the LOC106306595 gene encoding protein transport protein sft2-like — protein: MSQGWFSLGGSSSADQQQPEQQKPGSSLLADWNSYAAARDVEEGGGGSFGFDIESAVRSANDTVSGTFSVVSKGVRDIPGNLSSATSSMPSGKALMYFGLLLASGVFFIFIAFTMFLPVMVLMPQKFAICFTLGCGFIIGSFFALRGPQNQLAHMSSMERLPLTIGFIATMVGTIYVSMVLHSYILSVVFSVLQVLALVYYCISYFPGGSSGMRLLSSALTSSVLRVFGR